The following proteins are co-located in the Anomalospiza imberbis isolate Cuckoo-Finch-1a 21T00152 chromosome 1, ASM3175350v1, whole genome shotgun sequence genome:
- the HEY1 gene encoding hairy/enhancer-of-split related with YRPW motif protein 1 — MGETGAGRGAGRALGALLPRPAARRFPDGRPRPAAHVPAVGAMKRAHPEYSSSDSEELDEAVEVEKESADENGNLSSAAGSMSPSTTSQILARKRRRGIIEKRRRDRINNSLSELRRLVPSAFEKQGSAKLEKAEILQMTVDHLKMLHTAGGKGYFDAHALAMDYRSLGFRECLAEVARYLSIIEGLDASDPLRVRLVSHLNNYASQREAASSAHTGIGHIPWGSAFGHHPHIPHPLLLAQNGHGNTSTTASSTEPHHQTRIAAPHAETSSLRVPPNGSVGPVLPVVTSTTKLSPPLLSSMASLSAFPFSFGSFHLLSPNVLSPSTPTQSATLSKPYRPWGTEIGAF; from the exons ATGGGAGAGACGGGCGCCGGGCGAGGCGCAGGACGCGCTCTGGGCGCGCTCCTgccgcgccccgccgcccgccgcttCCCCGACggccgcccgcgccccgccgcccaCGTCCCCGCCGTCGGTGCCATGAAGCGGGCGCACCCCGAGTACAGCTCGTCGGACAGCGAGGAGCTGGATGAGGCCGTCGAGGTGGAGAAGGAGAGCGCAGACGAGAATGG GAACCTGAGCTCGGCCGCGGGCTCCATGTCTCCTTCCACCACCTCGCAGATCTTGGCCAGGAAGAGGCGCCGAGGG ATCATCGAGAAGCGCCGCCGCGACCGCATCAACAACAGCCTGTCCGAGCTGAGGAGGCTGGTGCCCAGCGCCTTTGAGAAGCAG GGATCAGCCAAGCTGGAAAAAGCAGAGATTCTGCAGATGACTGTCGATCACCTGAAAATGCTGCATACAGCAGGAGGGAAAG GTTATTTTGATGCTCATGCTTTGGCTATGGACTATCGGAGTCTAGGGTTTCGAGAGTGCCTGGCTGAAGTTGCTCGATACCTGAGTATCATTGAGGGGCTGGATGCCTCTGATCCTCTGCGAGTTCGACTCGTGTCTCATCTCAACAACTACGCCTCTCAACGGGAAGCAGCGAGTAGTGCACACACTGGCATTGGACACATTCCTTGGGGCAGTGCCTTTGGACATCACCCTCACATACCTCACCCGTTGCTGCTGGCTCAAAATGGGCATGGTAATACCAGCACTACAGCATCTTCCACAGAACCACATCACCAGACCAGAATTGCTGCCCCACATGCTGAAACTTCCTCACTCAGAGTGCCCCCAAATGGCAGCGTCGGACCAGTGCTCCCTGTGGTCACATCTACTACCAAACtgtctcctcctcttctctcctcCATGGCATCTTTGTCTGCGTTCCCCTTCTCGTTTGGCTCCTTTCATCTGCTGTCCCCCAACGTGCTGAGCCCATCTACACCAACGCAGTCAGCAACGCTCAGCAAACCGTACAGACCCTGGGGGACTGAGATTGGCGCCTTCTAA